In the Leptospira limi genome, one interval contains:
- a CDS encoding SpoIIE family protein phosphatase, which yields MESTLSVDHILTNYYTFGSLIVTVLLAVLATFFFSLKDKTVATKHLALACLFLALFQLGYLLGAFYYHPIASYHRWITGGIIIFGIIHFGQYFFRFPDNRDYKIANIIQVISYVIAVVVVLWFLVSVSQGERKYHFTAHHWDFNSEGASRILSLFIAGYSFINFIGLPCYRLLNVEKDKRSTLLIIMIAGLIAAVVPNITNVMSRDGAMERSTYLTAIVLTFTFSFFIITITFINNSTERTTFMAKIVGISFVTILLIMQAFSYLVDQEKELSFDNTAIQKALRVAEGGERSKDIVFMIEYDSNGQNLKKAYLPSNVTLDLPLVQADLYNTALYNELVSLGDSEYRNSLTSLISKTPYYFAGYKDAILHFLSDNPDLEGNELKTEVSKLIEKLNKRTFINTNKLADIDPDTFCEEGVKYIEKVKNVDTFRDSILKHVEECKWDGKEISGRDLKVEMLKFFRYFKPDLTRHYRKDLDGLSHYVAYMTYDAKKKINLEVGFNYRDYRNYMHKSAKLELVILAIVMIVLLVVFPLFFRSALVNPLYALLAGVEKVNQGNLEVEVPIKVNDEIGYLAESFNGMVSSIRDARRELQDYAENLEEKVKERTKELQEKMDEIHRLKVQQDGDYFLTSLLAKPLFFNANKSENIRCDFFVHQKKTFEFRNKTGDLGGDICITGNLKLGKPDDFRRYTMVMNGDAMGKSMQGAGGSLVMGVVMNSIMARSAGNKRILNRTPEEWLTDVYEEVNAVFKSFSGTMVISATVMLIDEETGKVWYFNAEHPYSILYRDGKASFIESELKLRKLGLDSEYAFEVQSFQLLPGDQLILGSDGRDDIDLTPDEDVRTINEDETMVLRFVEEADGDIYEVERLVKNSGDITDDISMLSVVFKSEKSPIHHTSPKDEIANQPIDDFFDTPGDDWDEALTTVGAFEEGKALYQNGEIERAITVMKKAFLADPYNQKLNKFLGLVSYKGKEYDIAAKVLTEFLKENEGSGEYWYYLAMSEKKLGNYERALKAAQEALKYDPENFQNLINLADVSRLLGNVDRALTYVTRAQSIDPTNKNVVKLSKLLEKATSLN from the coding sequence ATGGAAAGCACATTATCCGTTGACCACATACTAACAAATTATTATACATTCGGTAGTTTAATTGTCACTGTCCTCCTTGCGGTCTTGGCAACATTTTTCTTTTCACTAAAAGACAAAACTGTCGCAACCAAACACTTAGCTTTAGCATGTTTATTTTTAGCACTTTTCCAGCTTGGATATTTACTAGGTGCTTTTTACTACCATCCGATTGCCTCTTACCATCGTTGGATAACAGGTGGAATTATCATTTTTGGTATCATCCATTTTGGACAATACTTCTTTCGTTTTCCCGATAATAGAGATTATAAAATCGCAAACATTATCCAAGTCATTTCATACGTAATTGCTGTTGTTGTTGTATTATGGTTTCTAGTAAGTGTTTCCCAAGGGGAAAGGAAATACCATTTTACTGCTCACCATTGGGATTTTAATTCAGAAGGTGCCAGCCGAATTTTAAGTTTATTCATCGCTGGTTATTCTTTTATCAATTTTATTGGATTACCATGTTATAGATTGTTAAATGTAGAAAAAGACAAACGAAGTACCCTCCTAATTATTATGATTGCAGGTTTGATCGCCGCAGTAGTTCCAAACATAACAAATGTTATGAGTCGCGATGGGGCCATGGAAAGATCGACTTATCTTACAGCAATTGTATTAACTTTCACATTCTCATTCTTTATCATCACGATTACATTCATCAACAACAGTACAGAACGTACAACGTTTATGGCCAAAATTGTGGGGATTTCCTTTGTTACAATCCTTCTCATCATGCAGGCTTTCTCGTATTTGGTGGACCAAGAAAAGGAACTTTCCTTTGATAATACCGCCATTCAAAAAGCCTTACGTGTAGCAGAAGGTGGAGAAAGATCAAAGGACATCGTCTTTATGATTGAATACGATTCCAATGGACAGAATCTTAAAAAAGCATATTTACCTTCGAATGTTACCTTAGATCTTCCACTCGTCCAAGCAGATTTGTACAATACAGCATTATACAATGAACTGGTATCCTTAGGAGATTCTGAGTACCGAAATTCTCTAACATCTTTAATTTCAAAAACACCTTACTACTTTGCTGGTTACAAGGATGCTATTCTTCATTTTTTAAGTGATAATCCAGATTTGGAAGGAAACGAACTCAAAACAGAAGTTTCCAAACTCATTGAAAAACTAAATAAACGTACATTCATTAATACCAACAAATTGGCAGATATTGATCCAGATACCTTCTGTGAAGAAGGTGTCAAATACATCGAAAAGGTCAAAAATGTTGATACTTTCCGAGACTCAATCCTCAAACATGTAGAAGAATGTAAATGGGATGGAAAAGAAATTTCTGGCCGTGATTTAAAAGTGGAAATGTTAAAATTTTTCCGCTATTTTAAGCCAGATTTAACTCGTCACTACCGTAAAGATTTGGATGGACTTTCGCATTACGTTGCTTATATGACTTATGATGCGAAAAAGAAAATCAATCTGGAAGTAGGATTTAATTACCGCGATTACAGAAATTACATGCACAAATCTGCCAAACTAGAACTTGTGATCCTTGCAATTGTAATGATCGTCTTATTGGTTGTATTTCCATTGTTCTTTCGATCTGCCCTTGTGAATCCACTTTATGCTCTACTTGCTGGGGTAGAAAAGGTAAACCAAGGAAATTTAGAAGTTGAAGTGCCTATCAAAGTAAATGACGAAATTGGATATTTAGCCGAATCGTTTAACGGAATGGTATCTTCCATCCGTGACGCCAGAAGAGAACTCCAAGATTATGCAGAAAACTTGGAAGAAAAAGTAAAAGAAAGAACAAAAGAACTCCAAGAAAAAATGGATGAGATCCATCGATTAAAAGTTCAACAAGATGGAGACTACTTCTTAACTTCACTTCTTGCAAAACCATTGTTCTTCAATGCTAACAAATCAGAAAACATTCGTTGTGATTTTTTTGTGCACCAAAAGAAAACTTTTGAATTCCGTAACAAAACGGGAGACTTAGGTGGTGATATTTGTATTACAGGAAACTTAAAATTAGGAAAACCTGATGACTTCCGTCGTTATACAATGGTGATGAACGGTGATGCAATGGGTAAATCCATGCAAGGTGCTGGTGGATCGCTTGTAATGGGAGTTGTGATGAATTCCATTATGGCACGTTCCGCTGGTAACAAACGAATTTTAAACCGTACTCCGGAAGAATGGCTAACTGATGTTTATGAAGAAGTAAATGCAGTCTTCAAATCATTTAGTGGAACGATGGTAATTTCGGCTACTGTTATGCTCATTGATGAGGAAACTGGAAAGGTTTGGTATTTTAATGCGGAACACCCTTATAGTATTTTATACCGAGATGGCAAAGCAAGTTTCATTGAAAGTGAATTAAAACTTAGAAAACTTGGACTTGATTCAGAATATGCATTTGAAGTACAGTCTTTCCAATTATTGCCAGGTGACCAACTCATCCTTGGTTCCGATGGTCGTGATGATATTGATTTAACTCCTGATGAAGATGTTAGAACAATCAATGAAGATGAAACCATGGTTTTACGTTTTGTGGAAGAAGCTGATGGTGATATCTATGAAGTCGAAAGACTTGTGAAAAATTCAGGAGATATCACAGACGATATCTCTATGTTGAGTGTGGTCTTTAAAAGTGAAAAATCACCGATTCATCATACTTCGCCAAAAGACGAAATCGCAAACCAACCAATTGATGATTTTTTCGACACACCAGGTGATGATTGGGATGAGGCACTTACAACTGTTGGTGCTTTTGAAGAAGGAAAAGCACTTTACCAAAATGGTGAAATTGAACGTGCCATTACCGTAATGAAAAAAGCATTCCTCGCTGATCCTTATAACCAAAAACTCAATAAATTCTTAGGACTGGTCAGTTATAAAGGAAAAGAATACGATATTGCTGCAAAAGTTTTGACTGAGTTTTTAAAAGAGAACGAAGGTTCTGGTGAATACTGGTATTACCTTGCAATGTCAGAGAAAAAATTAGGGAATTATGAACGTGCTCTAAAAGCAGCTCAAGAAGCTTTAAAATATGACCCTGAAAATTTCCAAAACTTGATCAACCTTGCAGATGTTAGTCGATTGTTAGGAAATGTAGACAGAGCTCTTACCTATGTCACAAGGGCACAGTCAATCGATCCAACCAATAAAAACGTGGTCAAACTTTCTAAATTATTAGAAAAAGCAACTAGCCTCAATTAA
- a CDS encoding DUF2147 domain-containing protein translates to MNLRIVLSVWAVVLLSSTTLFAQNADVALGRYLPPEKDSVIEIFKCGDKYCGKTVCIKDNAYPEKDKDKGVPGTPYLDHNNEDPKLRTRPNLGMVFITGFDYVGEGVYKNGRIYNPRDGKTYCGKFTSLEGGNRLDLKGTLCSITFIGKTNNWVKLGGVNLDDPKWDCTFKTKK, encoded by the coding sequence ATGAATTTAAGAATTGTATTAAGTGTATGGGCAGTTGTACTTCTATCCAGTACTACATTATTTGCTCAAAATGCTGATGTTGCATTGGGAAGATACCTTCCACCAGAGAAAGATTCGGTCATCGAAATTTTCAAGTGTGGTGATAAATACTGTGGAAAAACAGTTTGTATCAAAGACAATGCATACCCTGAGAAAGACAAAGACAAAGGTGTACCTGGCACTCCTTACTTAGATCACAATAATGAAGATCCAAAGTTGAGAACACGTCCAAATTTAGGTATGGTTTTCATCACTGGTTTTGATTATGTTGGTGAAGGTGTTTATAAAAACGGCCGTATTTATAACCCACGCGATGGAAAAACATACTGTGGAAAATTCACATCACTAGAAGGTGGAAACCGATTAGATTTAAAAGGAACTCTCTGTTCCATTACGTTTATCGGAAAAACAAATAATTGGGTGAAACTTGGCGGTGTAAACTTAGATGATCCGAAATGGGATTGTACTTTTAAAACTAAAAAATAA
- the dcd gene encoding dCTP deaminase: protein MILTGKEILKRLGSDIKIEPYDEKLLNPNSYNLRLHEDLLVYSEFPLDMKKPNPVQTLKIPEEGLLLEPGKLYLGRTIEFTETHNLVPMLEGRSSIGRLGMFVHITAGFGDVGFKGFWTLEIQVTHPLRVYSGVQICQIFYHTVEGEISEYKSGKYQANQGIQPSLLYKDFEKK from the coding sequence TTGATTTTAACTGGGAAAGAAATTTTAAAACGATTAGGTTCTGATATTAAAATTGAACCATATGATGAAAAACTGTTAAACCCAAACTCATATAATTTAAGACTTCATGAGGATTTGTTAGTTTATTCTGAATTTCCTTTGGATATGAAAAAACCTAATCCAGTTCAAACTTTAAAGATACCTGAAGAAGGATTGTTATTGGAACCCGGAAAACTTTATTTAGGAAGGACCATTGAGTTTACTGAAACACATAATTTAGTACCAATGTTAGAGGGTAGATCTTCTATTGGAAGGCTTGGAATGTTTGTCCATATCACAGCTGGGTTTGGCGATGTTGGTTTTAAAGGTTTTTGGACTTTAGAAATCCAAGTGACCCATCCATTACGTGTTTACTCTGGAGTCCAAATTTGTCAGATTTTTTATCATACTGTTGAAGGTGAAATTAGTGAATACAAATCGGGGAAATACCAAGCAAACCAAGGAATCCAACCTTCTTTGTTGTATAAAGACTTTGAAAAAAAGTAA
- a CDS encoding enoyl-CoA hydratase-related protein, which yields MNTVSIQTIDTYVAFIELNRPEAKNAISVQFLADLHHTIKVVQKEKFRALIIMGVGDAFCSGADLKERKNMSEPEVKKFLRNINVCFSELANLSIPTIAAINGYAFGGGLELALSCDIRYASESAVMGLTETKLGIIPGAGGTQRLSRIVGESTAMEWIFSGKKLSSAEALSRGLVSKVVNPEDLKDSSLALAREIAESAPIAVSASKKAIRQGFSLPMESALQWEQLCYSETLTTKDRLEALQAFAEKRKPIFKGE from the coding sequence ATGAACACTGTCTCCATCCAAACGATCGATACTTATGTAGCATTCATTGAACTGAACAGGCCCGAAGCAAAAAATGCGATTTCCGTGCAATTTTTGGCAGATTTACACCATACCATTAAAGTAGTACAGAAGGAAAAATTTCGTGCTCTCATCATTATGGGAGTAGGAGATGCTTTCTGTTCCGGAGCTGACTTAAAGGAACGAAAAAACATGTCTGAACCGGAGGTTAAAAAATTTCTTCGCAATATTAATGTTTGTTTTTCTGAATTAGCTAACTTATCCATCCCAACAATTGCCGCAATTAATGGTTATGCCTTTGGTGGGGGACTGGAATTGGCTTTATCATGTGATATTCGTTATGCGAGTGAATCTGCTGTCATGGGTTTAACAGAAACAAAATTAGGAATCATTCCAGGAGCTGGTGGTACACAAAGATTATCTAGAATCGTCGGAGAATCAACGGCGATGGAGTGGATTTTTTCTGGAAAAAAATTGTCCAGTGCAGAGGCTCTGAGCCGAGGATTGGTCTCTAAAGTAGTGAATCCTGAGGATTTGAAGGATTCTTCTCTTGCCTTAGCAAGGGAGATTGCGGAATCTGCACCTATAGCTGTTTCTGCATCCAAAAAGGCAATACGGCAAGGATTTTCATTGCCGATGGAATCAGCCTTGCAGTGGGAACAATTATGTTATTCTGAAACGTTAACAACAAAAGATAGGTTAGAGGCCTTACAGGCATTTGCTGAAAAAAGAAAACCTATTTTTAAGGGAGAATGA
- a CDS encoding LIC10067 family putative lipoprotein, with protein sequence MRRILYTIGFSLVFGNSFSCVKSSSEDPLAALLTSAPVISSVTPQIGTPAQNNSNATYSATEVVIKGENFGIDPVVRFNDTLASITLNLGTELYTKVPDGTYSGYITVSKSGGSCLPNSKEGVNCSGTEFFVDCYAVTNKVYGPEIELKQGQGISVEYDGNETKAYRTDTLLSARSLTIGCDSVVTVRVFSRSCKATDYVLQNNPIIPFPAGVATQFYVTAESATCSLVL encoded by the coding sequence ATGAGAAGGATTTTATACACAATCGGATTCTCGTTAGTGTTTGGAAACAGTTTTTCCTGCGTGAAGTCGTCTTCAGAAGATCCGTTGGCTGCTTTATTAACCTCTGCACCTGTCATATCATCTGTCACTCCACAGATTGGAACTCCTGCTCAAAATAACTCGAATGCAACGTATAGTGCGACGGAAGTTGTGATCAAAGGTGAAAATTTTGGAATTGATCCCGTAGTTCGTTTCAACGATACACTTGCATCCATCACATTAAATCTTGGAACAGAACTTTATACAAAAGTTCCAGACGGTACTTACTCCGGTTATATAACGGTTTCAAAATCAGGTGGATCTTGTTTGCCAAATTCGAAGGAAGGAGTGAATTGTTCCGGCACAGAATTTTTTGTAGACTGTTATGCAGTGACCAATAAAGTATATGGCCCCGAAATTGAACTCAAACAAGGACAAGGAATTTCTGTTGAATATGATGGAAATGAGACGAAGGCATATAGAACAGACACATTGTTAAGTGCTCGAAGCTTAACGATCGGTTGTGACAGTGTAGTCACTGTTAGAGTGTTTAGTCGTTCCTGCAAAGCTACCGATTATGTACTTCAGAACAACCCCATCATCCCTTTTCCTGCAGGAGTTGCAACGCAGTTTTACGTTACTGCAGAATCTGCTACCTGTAGTTTAGTTCTTTAG
- a CDS encoding VOC family protein, producing MIIVEGIGHVSIPVSQLDTSIDFYRDIFDFEVETKKATEAILSLDSFRIRLVKAEVSDRSLPILSFVMDVDDFTEAISELEEKNVKIIKGPEGTDSGESLTFADPSQNLIEIFYSN from the coding sequence ATGATTATTGTAGAAGGCATTGGCCACGTCAGTATCCCCGTCTCCCAACTCGACACCTCTATCGATTTTTACCGGGACATTTTTGACTTCGAAGTGGAGACAAAGAAGGCTACTGAGGCAATTCTTTCTCTCGATTCGTTCCGAATTCGTTTGGTGAAAGCAGAAGTTTCCGACCGATCTCTTCCTATCCTTAGTTTTGTGATGGATGTGGATGATTTTACAGAAGCAATCAGCGAATTAGAAGAAAAGAATGTAAAGATTATCAAGGGACCTGAGGGAACCGATTCTGGAGAAAGCCTTACCTTTGCTGATCCAAGTCAAAATTTAATCGAGATTTTTTACTCTAACTAA
- a CDS encoding MFS transporter, translating to MSQHLTHPLHTIQKERAIIFILAALQFLHILDFVIMMPLGPVFMQSFKINSAAFGLLVSSYSISAGVFGLIGALFLDSFDRKISLLVLFFGFSFGTLLCAVAPNYPFFLFARIIAGGFGGMIGATVLSIIGDIIPVFRRGTATGVVMSSFSVASVIGIPIGLSLANRYGWHFPFLSLAIAGFLILPIGYKVLPAIRYHLDSDEHPKQSQLKSLKEVLLKKDHMAPFIFMVFLMFGGFTIIPFLSPFLVSNVGLAVDELPYIYFFGGLFTFFTSRLIGKLADRFGKLKVYQIISILAIIPIVLVVTLTKTSLPIVLVITTVFMILVSGRMVPAFAMVTSAVEPRIRGSFMSVNSAIQQIASGAASYVAGLILVQTSDQQFLNYELVGMISVFSLLFSVYLAKNIKIAG from the coding sequence ATGAGCCAACATCTTACCCATCCGCTTCATACCATCCAAAAAGAAAGAGCCATAATTTTTATTTTAGCCGCACTCCAATTTTTGCACATCCTGGATTTTGTCATCATGATGCCACTTGGACCAGTTTTTATGCAGAGTTTCAAAATTAATTCTGCTGCTTTTGGATTACTTGTATCTTCTTATTCAATCAGTGCGGGTGTATTCGGATTAATTGGAGCATTGTTTTTAGATTCCTTTGATCGTAAAATTAGTTTACTCGTATTATTTTTTGGTTTTTCATTTGGAACTTTACTATGTGCGGTAGCTCCTAACTATCCATTTTTTCTTTTTGCAAGGATCATTGCTGGAGGATTTGGAGGAATGATTGGAGCAACTGTTCTATCCATCATTGGAGATATCATTCCTGTGTTTAGACGAGGAACTGCAACGGGAGTGGTGATGAGTTCCTTTTCTGTTGCCTCTGTGATTGGAATTCCAATTGGATTATCCTTAGCCAATCGGTATGGATGGCATTTCCCGTTTTTATCTTTAGCGATTGCAGGTTTTTTGATTTTGCCGATCGGTTATAAGGTATTACCAGCAATCCGTTATCATCTAGATTCTGATGAACATCCAAAACAATCCCAGCTAAAGTCACTCAAAGAAGTGCTTCTTAAAAAAGACCATATGGCACCTTTTATTTTTATGGTTTTTTTAATGTTTGGTGGATTTACTATCATACCTTTTTTAAGTCCATTTTTGGTATCTAATGTTGGTTTGGCGGTAGATGAATTGCCATATATATATTTTTTTGGTGGTTTATTTACTTTTTTTACAAGTCGTCTGATTGGAAAACTAGCTGATAGGTTTGGAAAGTTAAAAGTATATCAAATTATATCAATATTGGCTATTATTCCCATCGTATTAGTTGTTACTTTAACAAAAACCTCTCTGCCTATCGTTCTCGTCATCACAACTGTTTTTATGATTTTAGTTTCAGGAAGAATGGTGCCTGCATTTGCGATGGTAACATCTGCTGTCGAACCACGAATTCGTGGGAGTTTTATGTCAGTGAATTCTGCCATTCAACAGATTGCTTCAGGAGCTGCATCTTACGTGGCTGGATTGATTTTAGTGCAAACATCCGACCAACAGTTTTTGAATTATGAGTTGGTTGGAATGATTTCTGTATTTAGTTTATTGTTTAGTGTTTATCTGGCAAAAAATATTAAAATTGCCGGATAG
- a CDS encoding SDR family NAD(P)-dependent oxidoreductase produces MKYALITGASTGLGKDFAHSLAKKGYTPILVARSADRLKSLASELKQKYGLEGVVIAEDLSLPNAAEKVYKAVKKLKINVNCLINNAGYGLNGEFHKNSFSEESKMIQLNVTTLAELCHLFLQDMVTNKEGYILNVASTAAFQPGPLMTNYYATKAYVLSLSEGLAEEVKDYGITVSCLCPGPTRTEFFERANMSGSKLVKSSFLVMNSQDVVEIGLNALFAKRVVKIPGFINFLLAESVRITPRIIIRKIAKSLNKVG; encoded by the coding sequence ATGAAATATGCTTTAATTACAGGTGCATCGACAGGTCTCGGAAAAGATTTTGCCCACTCATTGGCAAAAAAAGGTTATACTCCAATTTTGGTAGCAAGGAGTGCTGACAGACTCAAAAGCCTTGCTAGTGAACTCAAACAAAAGTATGGATTGGAAGGAGTTGTCATCGCTGAAGATTTATCTCTACCGAATGCTGCGGAAAAAGTTTATAAAGCCGTTAAAAAATTAAAAATCAATGTTAATTGCCTGATTAACAATGCTGGTTATGGACTGAATGGCGAATTTCACAAAAATTCTTTTTCAGAAGAATCTAAAATGATCCAACTGAATGTGACAACTCTCGCAGAATTATGCCATTTGTTTTTGCAAGACATGGTAACAAATAAAGAAGGTTATATTTTAAATGTAGCATCCACAGCTGCTTTTCAACCGGGCCCACTGATGACAAATTATTATGCTACAAAAGCATACGTACTGTCGTTGAGTGAAGGTCTTGCTGAAGAAGTAAAGGATTACGGAATAACAGTTTCATGTCTTTGTCCTGGTCCGACACGAACAGAATTTTTCGAAAGAGCCAATATGTCGGGAAGTAAGTTAGTCAAATCATCTTTTTTGGTAATGAATTCACAAGATGTTGTTGAGATCGGTTTAAACGCTTTGTTTGCAAAACGAGTAGTGAAGATTCCAGGATTCATTAACTTTTTGTTGGCAGAATCCGTTAGGATCACTCCCAGAATCATCATTCGTAAAATTGCAAAATCATTGAATAAAGTTGGATGA
- a CDS encoding pyridoxal phosphate-dependent aminotransferase, with the protein MTKEQFHFSDRFGLLGDLNTENPIYQIKTERIKSGKPIIDLGNSNLTEMGLEFPPSVLTHILSNLNSSIYDPIAEGLESTRNEISSIYLNRGFQVSASSFHLTASTSEAYSYLFKLLTNPGDEVLTPNPGYPLFSFLIGLENLKEVHYQLKENQIDGSWVYDAETIANSISTKTKLIVLVSPSNPTGSKTTETFWKKWESFGIQIPVIVDEVFESYDFFGDSHHLPSNPNFPLFVCNGFSKMLALPQTKLAWILNLSPEPIKTEIQKKLSFISDTYLSVNSLVQLATKELLPWKTMVQNRIRTRIMRNYSICKDLVSHFSICKKVHPIEAGWYFLLELNLDTKDEKIVGEILFNTGVLFHPGSWYGFSHNRCILVMSLVTEEEILEKGLNSLQSFFK; encoded by the coding sequence TTGACCAAAGAACAATTCCACTTTTCGGATCGATTTGGTTTACTCGGTGATTTAAACACAGAGAATCCAATTTACCAAATTAAAACAGAAAGAATCAAGTCTGGAAAACCAATCATAGATTTAGGAAATTCTAATCTTACAGAAATGGGATTAGAGTTTCCACCTTCTGTATTAACTCATATACTTTCTAATTTGAATTCTAGCATTTATGATCCAATAGCAGAAGGTTTAGAATCAACTCGGAATGAAATTAGTTCCATCTATCTAAATCGTGGATTCCAAGTAAGTGCTTCTAGTTTTCATTTAACAGCGAGTACATCGGAAGCATATTCATATCTGTTTAAATTGCTCACAAATCCAGGAGATGAAGTATTAACCCCTAACCCAGGGTATCCATTATTTAGTTTTCTGATTGGATTAGAAAATTTAAAGGAAGTACATTACCAATTAAAAGAAAATCAAATTGATGGTTCTTGGGTTTACGATGCTGAAACGATTGCGAATTCAATCAGTACCAAAACAAAACTCATTGTTTTGGTAAGTCCTTCGAATCCGACAGGATCCAAAACGACGGAAACCTTCTGGAAAAAATGGGAATCATTTGGCATTCAAATCCCAGTGATTGTTGACGAAGTGTTTGAATCCTATGATTTTTTTGGAGATTCACATCACCTTCCCTCAAATCCAAATTTTCCACTTTTTGTTTGCAATGGTTTTTCCAAAATGTTAGCTTTGCCTCAAACCAAATTGGCTTGGATCCTCAATCTTTCTCCTGAACCAATCAAAACAGAAATCCAGAAAAAACTCAGCTTCATTTCAGATACTTACCTTTCGGTAAATTCCTTGGTCCAACTGGCAACTAAAGAATTGTTACCATGGAAAACTATGGTTCAAAATCGCATTCGAACACGAATTATGCGAAACTATTCGATCTGTAAAGATTTAGTGAGCCATTTTTCCATCTGTAAAAAAGTTCACCCAATAGAAGCAGGTTGGTATTTTTTACTCGAGTTAAATCTCGATACAAAAGATGAGAAAATTGTTGGGGAAATTTTATTCAATACTGGCGTTTTATTCCATCCAGGTTCTTGGTATGGATTTTCGCATAACAGATGTATTCTTGTGATGTCTCTCGTTACGGAAGAAGAAATTTTAGAAAAAGGACTAAACTCTCTTCAGTCCTTTTTTAAATAA
- a CDS encoding patatin-like phospholipase family protein has product MLSLGRGLEIAEFMGVREQVLQTLVKIFPTYDASLAIAGGGCKAFYALGVGKTLREWGVRFTELSGVSAGAAMALCILSQTEEESVEYFEEITKRNSRNFHFSNLLRGESTFPHEDMYRRTIRFGMRFDRVLESGAKIWIHSVKAHPKEDSLKNKFRLARLISETGRAFILDDRDRSEGIPANRTAEIIKKWNMEDVDFTEKDFVNPETIEQLILNSSSIPPIVDFQSVGNEYYLDGGLTNNMMIETFAPKAKIIGIHYESNTIVGKDPDLLARTFLITPSKPLPITSFDYTNPKGVRETFELGKADALAKKSEIINYLKKD; this is encoded by the coding sequence ATGCTTTCGTTGGGAAGGGGATTAGAGATAGCTGAATTTATGGGTGTGCGTGAACAAGTTTTACAAACATTAGTCAAGATTTTTCCAACGTATGATGCTTCTCTTGCCATTGCTGGTGGTGGGTGTAAGGCTTTTTATGCGCTTGGTGTTGGTAAAACCTTACGTGAGTGGGGAGTTCGTTTTACTGAATTATCAGGAGTCTCTGCTGGTGCTGCTATGGCACTTTGTATCCTCTCACAAACTGAAGAAGAGTCTGTTGAATACTTCGAAGAAATCACAAAACGGAATTCACGTAATTTTCATTTTTCCAATTTACTGAGAGGAGAATCAACGTTCCCTCATGAAGATATGTATAGACGCACAATTCGATTTGGAATGCGTTTTGATCGTGTCTTAGAATCGGGTGCAAAAATTTGGATCCATTCTGTGAAAGCCCATCCGAAAGAGGATTCACTCAAAAATAAATTTCGATTAGCAAGGTTGATTTCAGAAACTGGAAGAGCCTTTATTTTAGATGATAGAGATAGGTCTGAAGGGATTCCAGCAAATCGTACCGCCGAAATCATTAAAAAATGGAATATGGAAGATGTTGATTTCACAGAGAAAGATTTTGTAAATCCAGAAACCATTGAACAATTAATCCTAAATTCTTCATCCATTCCTCCGATTGTAGACTTTCAGTCTGTAGGCAATGAATATTACCTCGATGGTGGACTCACAAATAATATGATGATCGAAACATTTGCGCCAAAGGCAAAAATCATTGGAATTCATTATGAGTCAAATACCATTGTAGGTAAGGATCCAGATTTACTTGCTCGCACTTTCCTCATTACACCATCCAAACCACTTCCCATCACTTCTTTTGATTATACCAATCCAAAAGGGGTTCGAGAGACCTTTGAGTTAGGTAAGGCAGATGCTTTAGCTAAAAAATCAGAAATTATCAATTATTTAAAAAAGGACTGA
- a CDS encoding LIC_11321 family protein, with the protein MRTSLPFFLIFVTITTLWSDPRQELPPTLGDLKGQDKSVRQPPDRKDKKGCCKIKYPAGGYDFFLATEEDCRASLYFDRFLGENNTLCFRWEGD; encoded by the coding sequence ATGCGTACATCTTTACCCTTTTTCCTGATCTTTGTTACAATAACGACCTTGTGGTCAGACCCAAGGCAGGAATTACCTCCAACACTTGGAGACTTAAAAGGCCAAGATAAATCGGTAAGGCAACCACCTGATCGAAAAGACAAAAAAGGTTGTTGTAAAATCAAATACCCCGCTGGAGGGTATGACTTCTTTCTGGCAACGGAAGAAGATTGTCGTGCGAGTTTGTATTTTGACAGGTTTCTGGGAGAAAACAATACACTATGCTTTCGTTGGGAAGGGGATTAG